GTTCCACCTGGGAATGAAAAGTTTTTAAATAAATATTTTAACCCTTCAATGTCTTGTGATGCGTTTTTGTATATTTCTGAATATGATCCATCTAAATATGAATTAGAAATCATTACTTGTCCACCATGTCCTGGTCCTTCAATGTAAAACATATCTAAATCATATTTATTAATAACTCTGTTTAAATGTGCATAAATAAAATTTTGTCCTGGTATTGTTCCCCAGTGTCCGATTGGATATACCTTAATATCTTCTGATGTTAATGGTTTTAAAAGTAATGGATTGTTTCTTAAATAAATTTGACCAACTGATAAATAATTAGCTGCTCTAAATCAAGCATCCATTTTTAAAAAATACTCTTTTGTTGAAAAGTTATCTTTGCTCATATTTCTCCTTTATTTTTTATGTTGTTATTTTGTATTTTAATTTTATATGAAAAAGCTAAATTTATAAGTTTATTTTTTTATTTTTTTTATTTGTTAAAATATTTTTATGAAAATAAACATACAAGATTTAAAAGATAAACTTAAATATTCATACAGTCCATATTCAAATTTTAAAGTTGCAGCTTTAGCAGTTGATGAAAATAATAATAAATACTATGGTGTAAATTGTGAAAATATTGCTTTTCCAAGTGGTTTATGTGCCGAAAGATCAGCTTTATTTTCAAGTGTTGTGCATGGTGCAAAAGTAGGAACATTTAAAGAAATACATATTATAAGTAGTGGTAAAGATACTATTTTTCCATGTTCAGGTTGCAGACAAGTTATGCTAGAATTTATGGAACCTGAGTCAATGGTTTATTGCTATGATAATGAAGGTAATTTGAACTTAGAAATAAGTTTAGAACAACTAAATCCATTTGGTGTTTGACCAAATACATTGGAAATAAATGAAAAGTAAGTTTTTAAAAACACTTTT
The nucleotide sequence above comes from Mycoplasma zalophi. Encoded proteins:
- the cdd gene encoding cytidine deaminase — translated: MKINIQDLKDKLKYSYSPYSNFKVAALAVDENNNKYYGVNCENIAFPSGLCAERSALFSSVVHGAKVGTFKEIHIISSGKDTIFPCSGCRQVMLEFMEPESMVYCYDNEGNLNLEISLEQLNPFGVWPNTLEINEK